A window of the Methanobacterium sp. genome harbors these coding sequences:
- a CDS encoding putative RNA uridine N3 methyltransferase — MEQKHLSIFIPASITAETNDLKIKTYKVGSIGRSAAIFRADQIVVYNDNSDRKEVKFISDVLTYMNTPQYLRKKVFPISRELRNVGILPPLRTPHHPTDEPKVGDYRQGFTIKRTKKGTIVDIGADRPALCPEKLSINKVFSFRVTKLSKKDILIEPDKPDFYWGYKVLSTYKDLYESIQEVKPDVVIGTSRCAEPITSILDEVKHRIKDARHLAILFGGPYSGLHELIQGRKNIMDLEVNTVPSQGTKTIRTEEAVLITLSAFNLLLD; from the coding sequence ATGGAACAAAAACATTTATCCATTTTTATACCTGCCTCAATAACTGCTGAGACCAATGATTTAAAAATAAAAACTTACAAGGTAGGTTCAATTGGTAGATCTGCAGCAATATTCAGGGCTGACCAGATTGTTGTTTATAATGATAATTCAGATAGGAAAGAGGTAAAGTTTATTAGTGATGTTCTCACTTATATGAATACCCCTCAATACCTTCGTAAAAAGGTATTTCCAATCTCAAGGGAATTAAGAAACGTGGGAATTCTTCCACCACTTAGAACTCCCCATCATCCTACAGATGAACCAAAAGTAGGTGATTATAGACAGGGATTCACCATAAAAAGGACAAAGAAAGGTACAATAGTTGATATCGGAGCGGATAGGCCTGCACTTTGCCCGGAAAAACTCAGCATAAATAAGGTATTCAGCTTCCGTGTTACGAAGCTATCAAAAAAAGACATATTAATAGAACCAGATAAACCCGACTTTTACTGGGGTTACAAGGTTTTATCTACTTATAAGGATTTGTATGAAAGCATACAGGAAGTTAAACCAGACGTTGTTATTGGTACTTCCAGATGTGCAGAGCCCATCACTTCTATTTTAGATGAAGTAAAACACAGGATAAAAGATGCCAGACATCTGGCTATTTTGTTTGGTGGTCCTTATTCAGGCTTGCATGAACTTATTCAGGGCCGAAAAAATATAATGGATCTTGAAGTCAATACAGTCCCCTCACAGGGAACTAAGACTATAAGAACAGAAGAAGCTGTTTTAATAACTTTATCTGCATTTAATCTACTTTTAGATTAA
- a CDS encoding METTL5 family protein, with protein sequence MSKKPKITKKRHIEMILQQIPPYKSPKVHLEQYTTPSNIAADLLWNAHFLGDIKGKKVVDLGCGTGIFTIGAAILGAKEVIGVDADPEAIGIARVQASKTGVDNTTEFILEDVQNFTQNADTVIQNPPFGAQKAKRKEADRIFMKKAIEIAPVVYSFHMAETEEFVEKFFNSLGGQVTYKFYYSFPILRIYHFHEKEKINIDVVVLRIQRTKKIK encoded by the coding sequence ATGAGTAAAAAACCAAAAATTACCAAAAAAAGACATATTGAGATGATACTCCAGCAGATACCTCCTTATAAATCTCCAAAAGTTCATCTGGAACAGTATACGACACCTTCAAACATAGCTGCTGATCTTCTGTGGAATGCCCATTTTCTTGGGGATATAAAAGGTAAAAAAGTTGTTGATTTAGGCTGCGGTACTGGTATATTTACGATTGGGGCAGCTATACTTGGGGCAAAGGAGGTTATTGGGGTTGATGCCGATCCAGAGGCAATAGGGATTGCAAGGGTGCAGGCATCAAAAACTGGTGTTGATAATACAACAGAATTCATTTTGGAAGATGTTCAGAATTTTACTCAAAATGCAGATACAGTTATTCAAAATCCTCCGTTTGGGGCACAGAAAGCAAAAAGAAAAGAAGCAGATAGAATTTTTATGAAAAAAGCCATTGAAATCGCTCCAGTTGTATACTCATTCCATATGGCGGAAACAGAGGAATTTGTGGAGAAATTTTTTAATTCATTGGGCGGCCAGGTAACTTATAAATTTTATTATAGTTTCCCTATACTTCGTATTTATCATTTTCATGAAAAGGAGAAAATAAACATTGATGTGGTTGTACTGCGGATTCAAAGGACTAAGAAAATAAAATAA
- the rpl3p gene encoding 50S ribosomal protein L3, with protein sequence MTRHHQPRKGSVAFSPRKRASKQSPRIKSWPQVDKTGLLGFAGYKVGMTHVKLTDNRKNSPTEGMEISTPVTILEVPPVTVMGIRAYTKTTSGLKTMMDVMASELSKELFRKIPLPEEYDTDSKLSELNENIDDIFDIRVLIHTNPKNASVPKKKPEIIECGLGGATVSEKLEYATNILGTEINVDDVFSDGEHIDSVAITKGKGFQGPVKRWGVRIQYGKAARSSKGRHVGSLGPWSPERTMWTVPQAGQMGYHKRTEYNKKILKIGNASEADSVNPDGGFVKYGLVKNNFVVVKGSLPGPTKRLVILRKAMRPHRKHDDAPEISHISTASKQGV encoded by the coding sequence ATGACCAGACATCACCAACCACGAAAAGGATCAGTTGCATTTTCTCCTCGAAAGAGGGCATCAAAGCAATCTCCCAGGATTAAATCCTGGCCTCAAGTCGATAAAACGGGGTTACTTGGCTTTGCAGGGTATAAAGTGGGAATGACTCATGTTAAATTGACTGACAACAGGAAAAACTCCCCAACTGAAGGGATGGAGATTTCAACTCCAGTAACCATACTTGAAGTTCCCCCTGTTACTGTAATGGGCATAAGAGCATATACAAAAACCACCAGTGGTCTAAAAACCATGATGGATGTTATGGCCAGTGAATTAAGCAAAGAGCTTTTTAGAAAAATACCACTACCTGAAGAATATGATACTGATTCTAAACTATCTGAATTAAATGAAAATATTGATGATATTTTTGATATCCGCGTTTTAATACACACCAACCCTAAGAATGCCAGCGTTCCTAAAAAGAAACCAGAAATAATAGAGTGCGGTCTTGGGGGTGCTACAGTTTCTGAAAAGCTTGAATACGCTACAAACATTCTTGGAACTGAAATAAATGTAGATGACGTTTTTTCTGATGGAGAACACATTGATTCTGTAGCTATCACCAAAGGAAAAGGATTTCAGGGCCCTGTTAAACGATGGGGGGTTAGAATACAATACGGAAAAGCTGCAAGAAGTAGTAAAGGAAGACATGTTGGTTCATTAGGTCCATGGTCACCAGAGCGAACAATGTGGACAGTTCCACAGGCTGGACAGATGGGATATCACAAAAGAACAGAATACAACAAAAAAATTCTTAAAATAGGGAACGCTTCTGAAGCAGATTCTGTAAATCCTGATGGAGGGTTCGTTAAATACGGTCTTGTTAAAAACAACTTTGTAGTGGTGAAAGGATCACTACCGGGTCCAACAAAAAGGCTTGTAATTTTAAGAAAAGCGATGAGACCTCACAGAAAGCATGACGACGCACCAGAAATATCACACA
- a CDS encoding acetyl-CoA carboxylase biotin carboxylase subunit, producing MFNKILIANRGEIAIRVMRACKELGVSSVAVYSDADKNSLFAKYADEAYNIGKSSPSESYLNIEKIIDTAQKCGAEAIHPGYGFLAENARLGEECEKHGIKLVGPKGSVIEAMGSKIESKKLMQSAGVPVVPGTAKGISELDEAVDIAESIGYPVIVKASAGGGGIGMRTVYEEDELVRAIESTQSVAASAFGDSTIYIEKYVEEPRHIEFQILADEHGNTVHVADRECSIQRRHQKLIEESPSPIMTEELREEMGGAAVRAASSIGYTNAGTVEFLYSNGDYYFLEMNTRIQVEHPITEVVTGIDLVKQQLKIASGEEICCMQEDITVRGHAIECRINAEDPLNDFAPNPGKITGYRSPGGIGVRVDSGVYMNYTIPPFYDSMISKLITHGMNRDEAIARMRRALNEYIILGVKTTIPFHKSMMLSKHFREGKLHTHFVDQHREEIIGHMAEVIKADAKRAARLRSTFKPSPKVAAVSAAVNSYMTNLISKNPDN from the coding sequence ATGTTTAACAAAATCCTGATTGCTAATCGTGGTGAAATTGCAATAAGAGTCATGAGAGCATGTAAAGAACTGGGGGTTTCAAGTGTTGCCGTATATTCAGATGCTGATAAAAACTCACTTTTTGCAAAATATGCAGATGAAGCTTATAATATAGGAAAGTCAAGCCCATCAGAGAGCTATTTAAACATTGAAAAAATAATTGATACTGCACAGAAGTGCGGTGCTGAAGCAATCCATCCAGGATACGGGTTCCTGGCCGAAAATGCCCGGCTTGGAGAAGAGTGTGAAAAACATGGAATCAAATTGGTTGGACCTAAAGGATCTGTTATAGAAGCTATGGGAAGTAAAATTGAGTCCAAAAAATTAATGCAATCTGCAGGAGTACCTGTAGTTCCAGGAACTGCTAAAGGAATAAGTGAGCTTGACGAAGCAGTTGATATTGCAGAATCCATAGGATACCCAGTCATTGTAAAGGCATCTGCTGGTGGTGGAGGGATTGGAATGCGTACAGTTTACGAAGAAGACGAACTTGTGCGTGCCATCGAATCCACGCAGTCGGTTGCAGCCTCTGCATTTGGAGATTCAACTATCTACATTGAAAAATATGTTGAAGAGCCCAGGCACATTGAATTCCAGATCCTTGCAGATGAGCATGGAAACACCGTCCACGTTGCAGACAGAGAATGTTCCATCCAGCGAAGACATCAAAAGCTGATTGAAGAATCCCCATCACCTATTATGACTGAAGAGCTTCGTGAAGAAATGGGAGGGGCTGCAGTTAGAGCTGCATCTTCTATAGGATACACAAACGCTGGAACAGTGGAATTTTTGTATTCAAATGGAGATTATTACTTCCTCGAGATGAATACACGTATTCAGGTGGAGCATCCGATAACAGAAGTAGTAACAGGGATAGATCTCGTAAAACAGCAGCTTAAAATAGCTTCTGGTGAAGAAATCTGCTGCATGCAGGAAGACATTACAGTTAGAGGGCATGCTATAGAATGCCGGATAAATGCTGAAGATCCATTGAATGATTTTGCTCCAAATCCTGGTAAAATAACTGGTTATCGTTCACCTGGAGGAATTGGGGTAAGGGTTGACAGTGGAGTTTACATGAACTATACCATACCTCCATTCTATGATTCCATGATATCAAAGCTCATTACACATGGGATGAACAGGGATGAAGCTATAGCCCGTATGAGAAGAGCATTAAATGAATACATTATCCTTGGAGTTAAAACCACCATACCTTTCCACAAATCAATGATGCTCAGTAAACATTTTAGAGAGGGAAAGCTTCACACCCACTTTGTGGACCAGCATCGTGAGGAAATCATTGGACACATGGCAGAAGTAATTAAAGCAGATGCAAAAAGAGCTGCAAGGCTTAGATCAACATTTAAACCTTCTCCAAAGGTTGCAGCAGTTTCTGCGGCTGTGAATAGTTACATGACAAATTTAATTTCAAAAAATCCAGATAATTAA